The genomic region GTGCCAATGATATTGCCAGCCGCATCAATACGCACAGACATACCTGCGTCAGCCATCCATGCCTGTAGTCGCTGACGCGCAATTAAATCTTCAGGGCTATAGGCAATGCGGCGCACACCGCCATCGGCCAATTTGCCAATATCTGCAAGCTCATCAATGCTGAGACTGAGCCGATCGCTGTTAACCAACAGGCGTGAACGAAGACTAGTAGTAATCATCTGGAGGGAGCTACACGTAGAGAAATAGGTACCGTTCGTACCATCTTAAGCTAGGCTGATATCATTAATGTGTTCCTAATGCACGTTTCTTAGATCACTTTGCGACTTTTAGGGAACCTTGTTGTCGGTTGGCCAAATGGATACCTAGGTGTGTTAAAACCGTTGGTTAGTGTGTGACTGAATGTAGATGACAAACAAGGGATTGGTATTGTGGTTCACAGGACTGAGCGGTGCAGGCAAGACAACGATCGCTACGGCTGTGGAACAAGAGTTGAGTCAGCGGGGTTGTGCGGTGGAGTTGCTAGATGGCGATGTGGTCAGAACTCATTTGTCAAAAGGGTTGGGCTTTAGCAAAGAAGACCGTGATACCAACATTCGGCGCATTGGGTTCGTAGCTAGTCTGTTGTGCAAACATGGTGTGATTGCGATCGCTGCTGCTATTAGCCCTTATCGAGCCACCCGCCAAGAAGTTCGCCAGATGGCGCGTCAGTTTGTTGAAGTGTACGTAGCTGCTCCCTTGGCTGTTTGTGAGCAGCGCGACGTAAAAGGGCTGTATGCCAAGGCTAGAGCGGGCAAAATTCAAAACTTCACTGGC from Cyanobacteriota bacterium harbors:
- the cysC gene encoding adenylyl-sulfate kinase, which produces MTNKGLVLWFTGLSGAGKTTIATAVEQELSQRGCAVELLDGDVVRTHLSKGLGFSKEDRDTNIRRIGFVASLLCKHGVIAIAAAISPYRATRQEVRQMARQFVEVYVAAPLAVCEQRDVKGLYAKARAGKIQNFTGIDDPYEEPLAPEIVCHTEQESIQESVTRVITYLEEHGYVSSLMSELQAVRGA